In the genome of Apium graveolens cultivar Ventura unplaced genomic scaffold, ASM990537v1 ctg1297, whole genome shotgun sequence, one region contains:
- the LOC141699775 gene encoding ribulose bisphosphate carboxylase small subunit, chloroplastic-like, producing the protein MSAASFSAPVAGSTYVGLKPIPPKLFQMKDSVAWNRKTVLNGSKTHCMKTWNPIDNNKFETLSYLPPLTDDSIAREIDYMMKKGWIPCLEFDALGYVYRDNSRIPNYYDGRYWTMWKLPMFGCTDASQVLHEITEYKKAYPSAYIRCLAFDNIRQAQCMSFVIQKPTTTS; encoded by the exons ATGTCTGCTGCAAGCTTTTCGGCTCCAGTGGCTGGATCCACCTATGTTGGCTTAAAACCTATCCCGCCAAAGCTGTTTCAGATGAAGGATTCAGTTGCGTGGAACAGGAAGACTGTTTTGAATGGATCTAAAACTCACTGTATGAAG ACTTGGAATCCGATTGATAACAATAAGTTTGAGACTCTCTCCTACCTTCCACCTCTCACCGATGATTCAATCGCTAGGGAAATTGATTACATGATGAAAAAAGGATGGATTCCATGCCTTGAATTTGATGCA CTGGGGTATGTTTATCGCGATAACAGCAGAATTCCTAACTACTACGATGGGAGGTACTGGACAATGTGGAAGCTTCCCATGTTTGGTTGCACGGACGCATCTCAAGTCCTCCATGAAATCACGGAATACAAGAAGGCATATCCTAGTGCTTACATCCGGTGCCTGGCTTTTGATAACATTAGGCAAGCTCAATGTATGTCGTTCGTCATCCAAAAGCCCACAACCACCTCCTAG